The following proteins come from a genomic window of Synechococcus sp. BIOS-E4-1:
- a CDS encoding AAA family ATPase has product MLEHHSRNKYGSDLILINSEQGSQWFEHGESHIIEDLITKGELNIIGGLSGAAKTNFTAMLLSALLNPEREPRFLGYRVNRDQVNQVFFIGLDGGRNVYTPIFRNTGLINEKGAVPNFNFIPNESGWSISSSNLDKLETRLKEHPNSIVVVDSLLAAISSSGVDENSPMMAARIMDLKLVCERHNATPIVLAHQKKESTQEFTGADSLRGHGSIPAFAGQIITLNFLDQKSKVNGKAIPDRKSAKRRMVAGHRGTPIDLLVELDFENGSVKSHGDFYDALFAIEAQADIDDVFDTTTIHAVVGCLSAGKRAVFDALYSYEAPVSQATLVADHSLNKGTVSKSLSALKEERFQGTPLIAEIEADGSKHYEVTYFIKQKFSEDY; this is encoded by the coding sequence TTGCTTGAGCATCACAGCCGAAACAAGTACGGCTCAGACCTAATCCTCATCAACTCTGAGCAAGGCTCCCAGTGGTTTGAGCACGGTGAGAGCCACATCATTGAAGACCTCATCACCAAGGGCGAACTCAACATCATTGGTGGCTTGTCTGGAGCAGCCAAGACGAACTTCACTGCGATGCTTCTCAGTGCTCTACTCAACCCAGAGCGAGAGCCCAGGTTCCTTGGCTACAGAGTGAACCGTGATCAAGTGAACCAAGTGTTCTTCATTGGCCTTGATGGAGGACGCAATGTCTATACCCCCATCTTCCGCAACACAGGACTGATCAACGAGAAGGGAGCTGTGCCCAATTTCAACTTCATCCCTAACGAGAGTGGGTGGAGCATCAGCAGTAGCAACCTCGACAAGCTGGAGACTCGACTGAAGGAGCATCCCAACTCAATAGTTGTTGTGGACTCACTGCTCGCTGCTATCTCCAGCAGCGGTGTGGATGAGAACTCACCGATGATGGCCGCCCGCATCATGGATCTAAAGCTGGTTTGCGAGAGGCATAACGCAACGCCGATTGTCCTGGCTCACCAAAAGAAAGAGAGCACACAAGAGTTCACTGGTGCTGACAGCCTCCGTGGTCACGGGTCTATCCCTGCCTTTGCTGGTCAGATCATCACGCTCAACTTCCTGGACCAGAAGTCCAAGGTCAACGGCAAGGCCATCCCTGATCGCAAGTCAGCCAAGCGCAGGATGGTAGCCGGTCACCGGGGCACTCCAATCGATCTGCTTGTGGAGCTGGACTTTGAGAATGGTTCAGTGAAGAGTCACGGAGACTTCTATGACGCACTCTTCGCTATCGAAGCTCAAGCAGATATAGACGATGTCTTCGATACGACGACCATTCACGCTGTTGTGGGCTGCTTAAGCGCAGGTAAGCGGGCCGTCTTTGATGCTCTCTACTCATATGAGGCACCAGTGTCACAAGCAACGTTGGTTGCAGACCACAGCCTCAACAAAGGAACTGTCAGCAAGAGCCTCAGTGCATTGAAGGAAGAGCGATTCCAAGGCACACCTTTGATTGCTGAGATTGAAGCGGACGGGAGCAAACACTATGAAGTCACCTACTTCATCAAGCAGAAGTTCAGCGAGGACTACTGA
- a CDS encoding Nif11-like leader peptide family natural product precursor: MSEDQLKAFLEKVEADTSLQEKLKAAADANAVAAIAKEAGFSISADDLTKAQSELSDQELEGAAGGLSFQNSCTWRCRLWDC; this comes from the coding sequence ATGTCAGAAGATCAGCTCAAAGCCTTCCTGGAGAAGGTCGAAGCAGACACCAGCCTTCAGGAGAAGCTCAAGGCAGCAGCTGATGCCAATGCTGTTGCAGCGATTGCCAAGGAAGCAGGTTTCAGTATCTCTGCTGATGACCTAACTAAGGCTCAATCCGAACTTTCAGACCAAGAGCTAGAGGGCGCGGCTGGTGGCCTTTCCTTTCAGAACAGCTGTACGTGGAGGTGCCGCCTGTGGGACTGTTAA
- a CDS encoding NUDIX domain-containing protein, whose protein sequence is MSRSQLKKAMTVEVALAMLQKEDRWLLQLRDEDPKIVAPGCWGLFGGHLEPGESALIAIRRELDEEIGWCPDQLNFWFRHQDEQRIVHVFTGKLNVPLQQLQLLEGQDMTLASPEQIRCGRLWSRKLNQERPLASALSMLVNKLDEITQAD, encoded by the coding sequence ATGTCTCGGTCTCAACTGAAGAAAGCGATGACCGTTGAAGTCGCACTGGCAATGCTTCAGAAGGAAGACCGATGGCTACTGCAATTGCGTGATGAAGACCCAAAGATCGTTGCGCCTGGATGCTGGGGGTTGTTTGGTGGACATCTCGAGCCCGGAGAAAGCGCGCTCATCGCTATACGACGAGAACTCGACGAAGAGATCGGTTGGTGTCCGGATCAACTGAACTTCTGGTTCAGGCATCAGGATGAGCAGCGCATCGTCCACGTGTTCACAGGCAAGCTCAACGTGCCACTTCAACAGCTTCAACTGCTTGAAGGCCAGGACATGACTTTGGCCAGCCCCGAACAGATTCGCTGTGGTCGGCTCTGGAGCAGAAAATTGAATCAGGAGCGTCCTCTGGCATCAGCACTGTCCATGCTGGTCAACAAACTCGATGAAATCACTCAGGCGGACTGA
- a CDS encoding transcriptional regulator, with translation MFDRRCARCGSTSFRADRSLGGRLVCSHCGVPADQQVRRSSGGGRPIRTSGIRSGGFWFWILLALVALGLVLLFQSA, from the coding sequence ATGTTTGATCGTCGTTGTGCCCGTTGTGGTTCCACCAGCTTCCGCGCTGATCGATCGCTTGGTGGCCGCCTGGTTTGTTCCCACTGTGGAGTTCCGGCGGATCAACAGGTGCGACGATCAAGCGGTGGAGGACGACCAATCCGAACGTCCGGAATCAGATCCGGTGGTTTCTGGTTCTGGATTCTGCTGGCTTTGGTCGCTTTGGGTCTCGTGCTGTTGTTTCAGTCCGCCTGA
- a CDS encoding Nif11-like leader peptide family natural product precursor: protein MSLEQLKAFLAKVKGDSNLQVKLKAAKSPDDVVGIAKEHGHEFTADKIEELSQEELEGVSGGGISHVGGDNMCTG, encoded by the coding sequence ATGTCGCTAGAACAACTCAAGGCATTCCTCGCCAAGGTCAAAGGTGATTCCAATCTTCAAGTGAAACTAAAAGCAGCTAAGTCACCTGACGATGTCGTAGGAATTGCAAAAGAACATGGTCATGAATTCACTGCTGATAAGATCGAAGAGCTCAGTCAAGAGGAGCTGGAAGGCGTTAGCGGAGGTGGAATATCACACGTAGGTGGTGATAATATGTGTACAGGATAA
- a CDS encoding DUF3104 domain-containing protein, with the protein MTVDHGIYNQQDPSEQPVFLDVAPGMTVVVRHDPMTGEKADKDWWMGQVIHCGGAARDPSMHNLFQIADVDSGVVRWVNADLVTHIVPKEPGQ; encoded by the coding sequence ATGACAGTCGATCACGGGATCTACAACCAACAGGACCCCTCAGAGCAGCCGGTCTTCCTGGATGTCGCTCCAGGGATGACGGTTGTGGTGCGGCATGACCCCATGACTGGAGAGAAAGCCGACAAGGATTGGTGGATGGGGCAGGTCATCCACTGCGGCGGTGCTGCCCGTGATCCCTCCATGCACAACCTGTTCCAGATCGCCGATGTGGACTCAGGAGTGGTCCGCTGGGTGAACGCTGATCTGGTGACGCACATCGTTCCGAAGGAGCCAGGGCAATAA
- a CDS encoding AbrB family transcriptional regulator — translation MLTGSELLTKVKDLGDVSKTDLATACGYVSKKKDGSDRVNFTAFYEALLNAKGIDLGGSASMGKGGRTLSYKATVQGNGNLLVGKAYTAMLDLQPGDEFEIKLSKKSVRLIPVGAEEETEE, via the coding sequence GTGCTCACTGGATCTGAACTGCTTACCAAAGTCAAAGACCTTGGTGATGTCTCAAAGACTGATCTTGCAACAGCTTGTGGTTACGTCTCTAAAAAGAAAGACGGCAGTGACCGTGTGAATTTCACAGCTTTCTACGAAGCCTTGCTCAATGCAAAAGGCATTGACTTGGGCGGCTCTGCGAGTATGGGCAAAGGTGGACGCACGCTCAGCTACAAAGCGACAGTGCAAGGCAACGGCAATCTGCTGGTCGGCAAGGCCTACACAGCGATGCTTGATCTACAGCCAGGCGATGAGTTCGAAATCAAGCTGAGCAAGAAGAGCGTTCGTTTGATTCCAGTTGGAGCAGAGGAAGAAACAGAAGAGTGA
- a CDS encoding VapE domain-containing protein produces MVLRALPGLGFDIRRQASIYRDKKKLGVKVLSASQIKNVHHLIGEVLGESMRGEHARSAVEYLLAANQVDPVVEYLESCRGRALSMSWKEITKRVFKTDGPLAVEIFRKWMVGAAKRPLQPGCVMDWLMIICGAQGIGKSAFGRSLIPSSDWYGELSSDVDLLVKEPSRMQMSWLNELAEVDSMTCGRKSDREKMKNLISIREDVTRLPYAPHPERVPRAFVFYGNTNRTEFITDVESRRTFMISVPEGETIDFLWVQANRDGLWAKALEEIEQGTSCTWTRAEYEQVHEHTMQYRIEDPIEVLLDEFLATRNKVSIGEVIRCVLQVPPHMQELTHSRRVSELMRARGWSKSVTSIKDETGRSKSARVFKRPQNQPQVNENLEY; encoded by the coding sequence ATGGTTCTCCGTGCTTTGCCTGGCCTTGGGTTTGATATCCGTAGGCAAGCAAGCATCTATAGAGACAAGAAGAAGCTTGGAGTGAAGGTGCTGTCTGCATCCCAGATCAAGAACGTTCATCACTTAATTGGTGAAGTCCTTGGCGAAAGCATGCGGGGAGAGCACGCTCGCTCTGCTGTTGAGTACCTACTCGCAGCCAACCAAGTCGATCCTGTTGTCGAGTATCTGGAGAGCTGCCGTGGTCGTGCCTTGTCGATGAGCTGGAAAGAAATCACCAAGCGTGTCTTCAAGACTGACGGACCACTCGCTGTCGAGATCTTCCGCAAATGGATGGTCGGTGCTGCCAAACGCCCTCTTCAACCAGGGTGCGTGATGGATTGGCTGATGATCATCTGCGGTGCTCAAGGGATTGGCAAGAGCGCGTTCGGTCGGTCACTCATCCCTAGCTCTGATTGGTACGGCGAACTCAGCAGCGACGTTGACCTTCTGGTGAAAGAGCCCAGCCGCATGCAGATGAGCTGGCTCAATGAACTAGCCGAGGTGGACTCGATGACCTGCGGACGTAAGAGCGACAGAGAGAAGATGAAGAACCTGATCAGCATCAGGGAGGACGTCACTCGTCTGCCATACGCACCTCACCCTGAGCGTGTGCCTCGTGCCTTTGTGTTCTACGGCAACACCAACCGCACTGAGTTCATTACTGATGTTGAAAGCCGACGCACCTTCATGATCTCCGTACCTGAAGGAGAGACCATCGACTTCCTGTGGGTACAAGCGAACCGTGATGGTCTATGGGCCAAGGCTCTTGAAGAGATTGAGCAAGGCACAAGCTGCACCTGGACCCGCGCTGAGTACGAGCAAGTCCATGAGCACACAATGCAGTACCGGATTGAAGACCCAATCGAAGTCCTGCTTGATGAGTTCTTGGCAACACGGAACAAGGTCTCGATTGGAGAGGTCATTCGGTGTGTGCTGCAGGTCCCACCACATATGCAGGAGCTGACCCACAGCAGGCGTGTCTCTGAACTGATGCGTGCCAGGGGATGGAGCAAGTCCGTCACCAGCATCAAAGACGAGACAGGAAGAAGTAAGTCAGCACGAGTGTTTAAGAGACCACAGAATCAACCACAAGTAAATGAGAACCTGGAGTATTAA
- a CDS encoding Nif11-like leader peptide family natural product precursor, translating to MSEEQLKAFLEKVKGDTTLQEKLKAASDADAVVAIAKEAGFSIFADDLKNARRLEEQSPEISDEGLEGVAGGLLVNTGGRFWTCRFSGCP from the coding sequence ATGTCAGAAGAGCAACTCAAAGCCTTCCTAGAAAAGGTCAAAGGCGACACCACGCTTCAGGAGAAGCTCAAAGCTGCTTCGGATGCTGATGCAGTAGTTGCGATTGCAAAAGAAGCTGGATTTAGTATCTTCGCTGATGACTTGAAGAACGCTCGACGACTTGAAGAACAATCGCCAGAGATTTCAGACGAAGGACTGGAAGGCGTGGCGGGTGGTTTGTTAGTAAATACGGGTGGTAGATTTTGGACTTGTAGGTTTAGTGGGTGTCCGTGA